In the genome of Entelurus aequoreus isolate RoL-2023_Sb linkage group LG08, RoL_Eaeq_v1.1, whole genome shotgun sequence, one region contains:
- the pms2 gene encoding mismatch repair endonuclease PMS2: protein MKKMTDICSEPAGAIKAIDKHSVHQICSGQVVLTLATAVKELVENSIDAGATNVDVRLKEHGIELVEVSDNGKGVEEANFEALTLKHHTSKLRDFSDLVRVDTFGFRGEALSSLCALSELSVVTCHESSPVGTKLVFDHKGHLVQRLPHPRQQGTTVSLQQLFLTLPVRHKEFQRNIKREFTKMVHVLQSYCIISTGVRITCSNQSGQGKRNTVVSTSGSQNMRDNIGAIFGTKQLQNLLHFHQVSPTENVMEEYGLKGAELPEKLFSITGFVSQADHGVGRSATDRQYFFVNKRPCDPHKVNKLVNEVYHMYNRHQYPFVALNIEVASECVDVNVTPDKRQIFLQEEKLLLAILKSSLISMFEAGVNKLSLNSGLIPSNMTASKMHISPSDENMPEPEENQTPVMQSPKAFLNLSGLKAAFSSNSSNVSMKSSNSGPKQKTLQSFFNDTVKSPTCNLSIKSPSEPTRDLNTPYSSVGRSVLDGFRYGKGSSCNDIDSKNMVLSSCDNSPSLGDQKNDMERLRVENETSMTKSHQVLQEMELQSDSTTYSEHLTVSPDLKRARIESSGSPSEKKSVSSSVVDVPVCLQRRMVPHYFSLQELAEKIRRLQDQKQKACEELCYRRFRAKINPGENQSAEEELKKAISKDMFKDMEIVGQFNLGFIITKLNSDIFMIDQHATDEKYNFEMLQQHTVLQGQKLIAPQKLHLTAVNECVLMENIDIFKKNGFEFLIDEDAQVMERVKLVSLPTSKNWTFGPADIEELIFMLSDSPGVMCRPSRVRQMFASRACRKSVMIGTALSTSEMRKLVLHMSEIEQPWNCPHGRPTMRHLVNLDIISQEL from the exons CTCGGAACCTGCTGGAGCCATTAAAGCCATTGACAAGCACTCAGTGCATCAAATCTGCTCAGGACAGGTGGTGCTGACTTTGGCCACAGCAGTTAAAGAACTGGTAGAAAACAGCATTGATGCTGGAGCTACCAACGTTG atgtcaggctaaAGGAGCATGGAATAGAACTAGTGGAAGTGTCCGATAATGGAAAAGGAGTAGAGGAAGCCAATTTTGAAGCATTAA CGTTAAAACATCACACTTCAAAATTGAGAGACTTCTCTGATCTTGTCCGCGTGGACACATTTGGCTTCAGAGGTGAAGCCCTCAGCTCATTATGTGCTCTGAG TGAGCTTAGTGTGGTGACATGCCATGAGTCCAGCCCCGTTGGGACAAAACTGGTGTTTGACCACAAAGGTCACTTGGTTCAGCGACTACCTCATCCCCGGCAGCAAGGCACCACAGTCAGCCTACAGCAACTCTTCCTAACTCTGCCTGTTCGACACAAGGAGTTCCAGCGCAATATTAAGAGG GAGTTTACCAAAATGGTGCATGTGTTGCAGTCCTACTGCATCATCTCCACAGGAGTGCGCATTACCTGCTCCAACCAAAGTGGACAAGGGAAGCGCAACACAGTCGTTAGCACAAGCGGCAGTCAAAATATGAGAGACAACATAGGAGCAATATTTGGGACCAAACAG CTTCAGAACCTTCTACATTTTCACCAAGTGTCCCCAACTGAAAACGTCATGGAAGAATATGGACTTAAGGGTGCAGAACTCCCTGAAAAGCTCTTTAG CATTACAGGGTTTGTGTCACAAGCCGACCATGGTGTTGGAAGAAGTGCCACAGACAGACAATACTTTTTCGTAAACAAGCGACCATGTGACCCACATAAG GTGAATAAACTTGTCAATGAGGTTTATCACATGTACAACAGGCATCAGTATCCATTTGTCGCCCTGAATATAGAGGTTGCTTCAG AGTGTGTGGATGTCAACGTAACGCCAGACAAGCGGCAGATCTTCCTTCAGGAAGAGAAACTCTTGTTGGCTATCCTTAAGTCTTCTCTCATCAGCATGTTTGAGGCTGGTGTGAATAAACTCAGCCTGAACAGTGGTCTCATACCCAGCAACA TGACTGCATCCAAAATGCATATATCTCCATCCGATGAAAACATGCCAGAACCTGAAGAAAACCAGACACCAGTGATGCAGAGCCCAAAGGCATTCCTAAATCTGTCTGGTCTGAAGGCTGCTTTTTCAAGTAACAGTTCAAATGTTTCGATGAAATCCAGCAACAGTGGCCCAAAGCAGAAAACCCTTCAGTCTTTTTTCAACGACACTGTAAAATCCCCGACCTGCAATCTAAGCATAAAATCTCCTTCAGAGCCCACACGGGACTTAAACACACCTTACTCCTCGGTGGGGAGATCAGTGCTAGATGGGTTCAGGTATGGCAAGGGGTCTTCTTGCAATGATATTGACTCTAAAAACATGGTTCTGTCCAGCTGTGACAACAGTCCTTCGTTAGGTGATCAGAAGAATGACATGGAAAGACTCAGAGTCGAAAATGAAACCTCAATGACGAAAAGCCATCAAGTTCTCCAGGAGATGGAACTACAGAGTGATTCTACCACTTACAGTGAGCACTTAACTGTTAGTCCGGATCTTAAGAGGGCCAGGATAGAGAGTTCAGGTTCCCCCTCAGAGAAAAAGTCTGTGTCCTCTTCTGTGGTGGACGTTCCAGTCTGCTTACAAAGAAGGATGGTGCCTCACTACTTCTCCTTGCAAGAACTAGCAGAGAAGATAAGGAGGTTGCAGGACCAAAAGCAAAAAGCCTGCGAGGAGCTTTGCTACCGACGCTTCAGGGCCAAAATCAACCCAGGAGAAAACCAAAGTGCAGAGGAAGAGCTAAAAAAGGCGATCAG CAAAGACATGTTCAAAGACATGGAGATTGTTGGACAGTTTAATTTGGGCTTTATCATCACCAAGCTCAACTCTGACATCTTCATGATCGACCAGCATGCCACCgatgaaaaatacaactttgaGATGCTGCAGCAACATACGGTGCTCCAAGGACAAAAACTCATAGC CCCTCAGAAACTTCACCTTACTGCTGTCAATGAGTGCGTACTCATGGAAAACATTGATATTTTCAAAAAGAATGGCTTTGAATTTCTGATTGATGAAGATG CTCAGGTGATGGAAAGGGTCAAGTTGGTATCTCTGCCCACAAGCAAGAATTGGACATTCGGCCCAGCAGACATTGAGGAGTTGATCTTCATGTTGAGTGACAGCCCAGGGGTCATGTGTCGACCATCGCGTGTCAGGCAGATGTTCGCCTCCAGGGCTTGTCGGAAATCT GTGATGATCGGCACAGCACTGAGTACCAGCGAGATGAGGAAACTTGTGCTTCACATGAGTGAGATTGAGCAGCCGTGGAACTGTCCTCACGGCAGACCCACTATGAGACACCTGGTCAATTTGGACATCATCTCACAAGAATTATAG